The proteins below are encoded in one region of Longimicrobiales bacterium:
- a CDS encoding YetF domain-containing protein gives MIEVMSYGLDTLLGLGSDAGEIGPGQMALRAVIIYGFTLFIVRLGSKRFLGKATAFDVIMGIMIGSVMSRAINGSAGLLATLGAGAVLVGLHWLFGVISYHAHWFGKFVKGTPVKLIEDGEVREEAMRGSSLSRNDLEEALRLEGMNPDPSRVALAYLERDGSISVIPREHGPRVVEIKIAEGVQTARIELS, from the coding sequence ATGATCGAGGTTATGTCGTATGGACTGGATACACTCCTCGGACTCGGGTCAGATGCGGGTGAGATCGGCCCCGGTCAGATGGCGCTCCGTGCGGTGATCATCTACGGTTTCACGTTGTTCATCGTACGGCTTGGTAGCAAGCGGTTCCTGGGCAAGGCGACCGCCTTCGATGTCATTATGGGCATCATGATCGGCTCCGTTATGAGCCGAGCCATCAATGGATCCGCCGGGCTCCTGGCGACGCTCGGGGCCGGGGCGGTACTGGTCGGGCTCCACTGGCTGTTCGGCGTGATTTCATACCACGCGCATTGGTTCGGCAAATTCGTGAAGGGCACGCCGGTGAAGTTGATCGAGGATGGCGAGGTGCGGGAGGAGGCGATGCGTGGCAGCAGCCTCTCACGGAACGATCTCGAGGAGGCGCTGCGGCTGGAGGGGATGAATCCCGATCCCTCGCGCGTGGCGCTCGCGTACCTCGAACGCGACGGCAGCATCAGCGTGATCCCGCGGGAACACGGCCCGCGCGTAGTGGAAATCAAGATCGCTGAAGGAGTGCAGACCGCCCGTATTGAACTGAGCTGA
- a CDS encoding DUF6174 domain-containing protein, translating into MIIKMRRGRAAGLVAAALGMAACDVTGPDVQTQLMRQLRTHEALWAEEGAATYSIRIELHCVCAEPYDVELQVVDGAVESGVHVFSGDTLTPAELAEQLTLADFFDVVEDALNRRVAGVSVSYDRDTGYVQHLYIDYNGGTTGDDVEYFMSEYAPVTN; encoded by the coding sequence GTGATCATTAAAATGCGACGCGGCCGTGCCGCCGGCCTCGTGGCCGCGGCTCTCGGGATGGCGGCGTGTGACGTCACGGGTCCCGACGTGCAGACGCAGCTCATGCGGCAGCTGCGCACGCACGAGGCCCTGTGGGCAGAGGAAGGTGCGGCAACATACTCGATACGGATCGAGCTGCATTGCGTCTGCGCGGAGCCGTACGACGTCGAACTGCAGGTGGTCGATGGCGCGGTGGAGTCGGGCGTGCACGTTTTCTCCGGCGATACGCTGACCCCGGCGGAGCTGGCTGAGCAATTGACGCTGGCGGATTTCTTCGACGTCGTCGAGGACGCGTTGAACCGTCGCGTGGCGGGCGTCAGCGTCAGCTACGATCGGGACACGGGGTATGTCCAGCACCTGTATATCGACTACAACGGTGGCACGACCGGCGATGACGTCGAGTATTTCATGTCGGAGTACGCCCCGGTGACGAACTGA